In a genomic window of Helicobacter pylori NQ4053:
- the tgt gene encoding tRNA guanosine(34) transglycosylase Tgt — MDFQLQATDKHARAGLLNLAHSQVETPIFMPVGTQGCIKSLDAMDMQEILGAKLILANTYHMYLRPGEKVVEQLGGLHRFAQFHGSFLTDSGGFQAFSLSDNVKLQEDGIIFKSHIDGSKHLFTPAKVLDIQYSLNSDIMMVLDDLVGLPAPLKRLEESIKRSAKWANLSLEYHKENNRPNNNLFAIIQGGTHLKMRSLSVELTHGGFDGYAIGGLAVGESTDEMLETIAHTAPLLPKDKPRYLMGVGTPENILDAISLGVDMFDCVMPTRNARNATLFTHSGKISIKNAPYKLDNTPIEENCACYACKRYSKAYLHHLFRAKELIYARLASLHNLHFYLELVKNARNAILEKRFLNFKKEFLEKYHSCSH; from the coding sequence ATGGATTTTCAACTCCAAGCGACTGACAAACACGCGCGAGCTGGTCTTTTAAATTTAGCCCATTCTCAAGTAGAGACACCCATTTTCATGCCCGTAGGCACGCAAGGCTGCATCAAATCTTTAGACGCTATGGATATGCAAGAAATTTTAGGCGCTAAACTCATTTTAGCCAACACTTATCACATGTATTTACGACCGGGCGAGAAAGTGGTTGAACAATTAGGAGGCTTGCATCGTTTCGCTCAATTTCATGGGAGTTTTTTAACCGATAGCGGAGGGTTTCAAGCCTTTAGTTTGAGCGATAACGTCAAATTGCAAGAAGACGGGATTATTTTTAAATCCCACATTGATGGGAGCAAGCATTTATTCACGCCCGCTAAAGTTTTAGACATTCAATATTCTTTGAATAGCGATATTATGATGGTTTTAGACGATTTGGTGGGCTTGCCCGCTCCACTAAAGCGCCTTGAAGAATCCATCAAAAGAAGCGCTAAATGGGCGAATCTCAGCCTAGAATACCACAAAGAAAATAACCGCCCCAACAACAACCTTTTTGCCATTATCCAGGGCGGCACGCATTTGAAAATGCGCAGTCTTAGCGTGGAATTGACGCATGGGGGTTTTGATGGTTATGCTATAGGCGGTTTAGCGGTGGGGGAAAGCACAGATGAAATGCTAGAAACGATCGCGCACACCGCCCCCTTGCTCCCCAAAGACAAGCCTCGCTACTTAATGGGCGTAGGCACGCCTGAAAATATCCTAGACGCTATCAGTTTGGGGGTGGATATGTTTGATTGCGTGATGCCCACCAGAAACGCCAGAAACGCCACCCTTTTCACGCATTCTGGCAAAATTTCTATCAAAAACGCGCCCTATAAATTGGATAATACCCCTATTGAAGAAAATTGTGCATGTTATGCTTGCAAGCGTTATTCTAAAGCCTATTTGCACCATCTCTTTAGGGCTAAAGAACTCATCTACGCTCGTTTAGCCAGCTTGCACAATTTGCATTTTTATTTAGAGCTGGTTAAAAACGCCAGAAATGCCATTTTAGAAAAGCGGTTTTTGAATTTTAAAAAAGAATTTTTAGAAAAATACCACTCTTGTTCGCATTGA
- a CDS encoding lipid A biosynthesis lauroyl acyltransferase → MTYKERLIHEKILNKDDKGFKTELRILSIFIVESLVNILGFILAKMPHFWFLRCIKAVAWLMRTFDKRRYFDAKANLDFVFGDSKSEEEKKRIIKKGYENFAFIILETIRVIFIPKDEYDARFTLINEENVWKSLNKEGQAITLCMHFGYWEAVGTTLAQYYKDYGRGCLGRLTKFAPINHMIMSRREAFGVRFVNKVGAMKELIKMYNQGNGLVGILVDQNVVPKDGVVVKFFNKDATHTTIASILSRRYNIDIQPVFIDFNDDYSHYTATYYESIRSKITDNAQNDILECTQAQASLCEEVIRNHPESYFWFHRRFKSTHPEIYQR, encoded by the coding sequence ATGACTTATAAAGAACGACTCATACACGAAAAAATATTAAACAAAGACGACAAGGGTTTTAAAACAGAACTGCGCATTTTGAGCATTTTTATCGTGGAATCTTTAGTGAATATTTTGGGGTTTATTTTGGCTAAAATGCCCCATTTTTGGTTTTTAAGGTGCATTAAAGCTGTGGCGTGGCTGATGAGAACCTTTGATAAACGCCGTTATTTTGACGCTAAAGCCAATTTGGATTTTGTGTTTGGGGATTCTAAAAGCGAAGAAGAGAAAAAAAGGATCATTAAAAAGGGTTATGAAAATTTTGCTTTCATTATTTTAGAAACCATTAGAGTGATCTTTATCCCTAAAGATGAATACGACGCTCGTTTCACGCTCATCAATGAAGAAAATGTGTGGAAGTCTTTAAACAAGGAAGGCCAAGCGATCACTTTATGCATGCATTTTGGCTATTGGGAAGCGGTAGGCACGACTTTAGCACAATATTATAAGGATTATGGTAGGGGGTGCTTGGGGCGTTTGACTAAATTCGCTCCCATCAATCACATGATCATGAGTAGGCGAGAAGCGTTTGGGGTGCGTTTTGTCAATAAAGTGGGAGCGATGAAAGAACTCATTAAAATGTATAATCAAGGCAATGGCCTTGTGGGGATTTTAGTGGATCAAAATGTCGTGCCTAAAGATGGGGTGGTGGTGAAATTCTTTAATAAAGACGCTACGCACACCACGATCGCCTCTATTTTATCGCGCCGCTACAATATAGACATCCAGCCGGTATTCATTGATTTTAATGACGATTATTCGCATTACACAGCGACTTATTACGAAAGTATCCGCTCTAAAATCACTGACAACGCGCAAAACGATATTTTAGAATGCACGCAAGCCCAAGCGAGTTTGTGCGAAGAGGTGATTAGAAACCACCCGGAAAGTTATTTTTGGTTCCACAGGCGTTTTAAAAGCACCCACCCTGAAATTTATCAAAGATAG
- the mtaB gene encoding tRNA (N(6)-L-threonylcarbamoyladenosine(37)-C(2))-methylthiotransferase MtaB: protein MKKVYFKTFGCRTNLFDTQVMGENLKDFSATLEEQEADIIVINSCTVTNGADSAVRSYAKKMARLDKEVLFTGCGVKTQGKELFEKGFLKGVFGHDNKEKINALLQEKKRFFIDDNLENKHLDTTMVSEFVGKTRAFIKIQEGCDFDCNYCIIPSVRGRARSFEERKILEQVGLLCSKGVQEVVLTGTNVGSYGKDKESNIARLIKKLSQIAGLKRIRIGSLEPNQINDEFLELLEEDFLEKHLHIALQHSHDFMLERMNRRNRTKSDRELLEVIASKNFAIGTDFIVGHPGESGSVFEKAFKNLESLPLTHIHPFIYSKRKDTPSSLMHDSVSLEDSKKRLNAIKDLILHKNKAFRQLQLKLNTPLKALVEAQKDGEFKALDQFFNPIKIKSDKPLRASFLEIKEYEIKERENHAVF, encoded by the coding sequence ATGAAAAAAGTCTATTTCAAAACTTTTGGGTGCAGGACGAATCTTTTTGACACGCAAGTGATGGGCGAGAATTTGAAAGACTTTAGCGCGACTTTAGAAGAACAAGAAGCCGATATTATTGTGATCAATTCTTGCACCGTGACTAATGGGGCCGATAGCGCAGTAAGGAGTTACGCTAAAAAAATGGCACGATTGGATAAGGAAGTGTTATTTACTGGTTGTGGGGTGAAAACCCAAGGCAAAGAGCTTTTTGAAAAAGGGTTTTTAAAGGGCGTTTTTGGGCATGACAATAAAGAAAAGATTAATGCGCTTTTACAAGAAAAAAAGCGTTTTTTTATAGATGATAATTTAGAAAACAAGCACTTAGACACCACGATGGTGAGCGAGTTTGTGGGAAAAACTAGGGCGTTTATCAAGATCCAAGAAGGCTGTGATTTTGATTGCAATTATTGCATTATCCCAAGCGTGAGAGGGAGGGCTAGGAGTTTTGAAGAAAGGAAAATTTTAGAGCAAGTGGGTCTTTTATGCTCTAAAGGCGTTCAAGAAGTGGTTTTAACCGGCACCAATGTGGGGAGCTATGGGAAAGATAAAGAAAGCAATATCGCAAGGTTGATTAAAAAATTAAGCCAGATTGCTGGATTAAAACGCATAAGGATTGGGAGTTTAGAGCCTAATCAAATCAACGATGAATTTTTAGAGCTTTTAGAAGAGGATTTTTTAGAAAAACATTTGCATATCGCTTTACAGCACAGCCATGATTTCATGCTAGAGAGGATGAATAGAAGAAACCGCACTAAAAGCGATAGGGAATTATTAGAGGTAATCGCTTCTAAAAATTTTGCTATTGGCACGGATTTTATTGTAGGGCATCCGGGCGAGAGCGGAAGCGTTTTTGAAAAAGCGTTTAAAAATTTAGAAAGCTTGCCTTTAACGCACATCCACCCTTTTATTTACAGCAAACGAAAAGACACCCCCTCTAGCTTGATGCATGATAGCGTGAGCTTGGAAGATTCTAAAAAGCGTTTGAATGCGATTAAAGATTTGATTTTGCATAAAAATAAGGCGTTTAGGCAATTGCAACTCAAGCTCAACACGCCCCTAAAAGCCTTAGTGGAAGCGCAAAAAGACGGCGAATTTAAAGCCTTAGATCAATTCTTTAACCCCATTAAAATCAAAAGCGATAAGCCTTTAAGGGCTAGTTTTTTAGAAATCAAAGAGTATGAAATTAAGGAGAGGGAAAATCATGCCGTTTTCTAA
- a CDS encoding mechanosensitive ion channel family protein, with protein MALRVLLFFCFLFLQAEDKSQELSSIQKQMALVDKKLAKDDNVWLKKFENYKIYNQIYTEKESVRQELRRLKNKKSKDLLKISTLEHTLKALESQQKMFESYGVNPFKDLIERPNIPNIPNIANPIAIIDGISFIKSMRLKHESLKNNQTALEEVLKLLDQKHQLLNQWHALDKSAKLSDEIYQTQAKRLELQGAQNILKTTIGIFQKDSDEAISIVKSQVKNQLFKLVYVFLAALLSVVFAWILKIISSKYIENNERVYTVNKAINFVNVSVIILIFLFSYLENVTYLVTVLGFASAGLAIAMKDLFMSLLGWFIILIGGSVHVGDRVRIAKGTDIFIGDVLDISMLHITILEDVTFTTYTNNRRAGRIIFVPNNYIFTTMFANYSHFGMKTVWDGVDFCVTFDSDFKKASKIALNIATELSKEYTDITYKQLNKMRDRYSLRSLSVKPRCFLMPESNGIKISVWYQTNSYATMSLRSKIVAEIVEAFLKEENIHIAYTTSKLLKVDADALGDGFGNKREQK; from the coding sequence ATGGCATTAAGGGTATTATTATTCTTTTGTTTTTTGTTTTTGCAAGCAGAAGATAAGAGCCAAGAATTATCCTCTATACAAAAACAAATGGCTTTGGTGGATAAAAAACTCGCCAAAGACGATAACGTGTGGTTGAAAAAATTTGAAAACTACAAGATTTACAACCAAATTTATACCGAAAAAGAGAGCGTGAGGCAGGAATTAAGGCGTTTAAAAAATAAAAAAAGCAAGGATTTATTAAAGATTAGCACATTAGAGCATACCTTAAAGGCTTTAGAGTCTCAACAAAAAATGTTTGAAAGCTATGGGGTCAATCCTTTTAAGGACTTGATAGAGCGCCCCAATATCCCCAATATCCCTAATATCGCTAACCCTATTGCAATCATTGATGGCATCTCTTTCATTAAAAGCATGCGTTTAAAGCATGAAAGTCTTAAAAATAACCAAACTGCTTTAGAAGAAGTTTTAAAGCTTCTAGATCAAAAACACCAGCTTTTAAATCAGTGGCATGCTTTGGATAAAAGCGCGAAATTGAGCGATGAGATTTATCAAACTCAAGCCAAACGCTTAGAATTGCAAGGGGCTCAAAACATTCTAAAAACCACGATCGGGATTTTCCAAAAAGACAGCGATGAAGCTATAAGCATTGTCAAATCTCAAGTTAAAAACCAGCTTTTTAAATTGGTTTATGTGTTTTTAGCGGCCCTTTTGAGCGTGGTGTTTGCGTGGATTTTAAAAATCATTTCCAGTAAATACATTGAAAATAATGAGCGCGTCTATACCGTGAATAAAGCCATTAACTTCGTGAATGTGAGCGTGATCATTTTAATCTTTCTTTTTTCTTATTTAGAAAACGTTACTTACTTGGTAACGGTTTTAGGCTTTGCGAGCGCGGGCTTAGCGATTGCGATGAAAGATTTGTTCATGAGCTTGCTCGGGTGGTTTATCATTTTGATTGGGGGGAGCGTGCATGTGGGCGATAGGGTGCGTATCGCTAAGGGGACGGATATTTTTATTGGCGATGTGTTGGATATTTCTATGTTGCACATTACGATTTTAGAAGATGTAACCTTTACCACCTACACGAACAACAGGAGAGCGGGCCGAATTATCTTTGTGCCTAATAATTATATTTTCACCACCATGTTCGCTAATTACAGCCATTTTGGGATGAAAACGGTTTGGGATGGGGTGGATTTTTGCGTTACATTTGATTCTGATTTTAAAAAAGCTTCTAAAATTGCGCTCAACATCGCTACAGAATTGTCTAAAGAATACACGGATATTACCTATAAACAGCTCAATAAAATGCGCGACCGGTATTCTTTAAGGAGTTTGAGCGTCAAGCCTCGATGCTTTTTGATGCCTGAAAGTAACGGGATAAAAATCTCGGTGTGGTATCAAACCAATTCGTATGCCACCATGTCTTTGAGGAGCAAGATTGTGGCTGAAATTGTTGAAGCTTTTTTGAAAGAAGAAAATATTCATATCGCTTATACGACCAGCAAGCTGCTTAAAGTGGATGCTGATGCTCTAGGCGATGGTTTTGGGAATAAAAGGGAACAAAAATGA
- the waaC gene encoding lipopolysaccharide heptosyltransferase I encodes MKIAIVRLSALGDIIVSAVFLAAIKERLPDAQIEWFVDERFSAILEHSPYIDKLHPIALKSTLTTFNPLKIFKLFKSLRAYEYDIIIDMQGLVKSALITQMLKAPKKVGFDYASAREGLSAFFYSQKVSIAYDEPILKRNFTLLSHALNLPQKEILKEISESLSSRFKVFSYQDSPKINALNWNQNKPKILFVLETSKINKTYPTERFKELALALENFQICLLWHADEKKATTLYHSLKNQCDTLLLPKLTLNEVKALLFKMDVIIGGDTGITHLAWALQKPSITLYGNTPMERFKLESPINVSLTGNSNANYHKKDFSIQNIDPKKIKECVLNILKEKE; translated from the coding sequence TTGAAAATAGCGATTGTCAGGCTTTCAGCGCTTGGGGATATTATCGTGAGCGCGGTGTTTTTAGCGGCTATCAAAGAGCGTCTTCCTGATGCCCAAATAGAATGGTTCGTGGATGAAAGATTCAGCGCGATTTTAGAGCATTCCCCCTATATTGATAAATTACACCCCATCGCTTTAAAAAGCACGCTTACAACCTTTAACCCTTTGAAGATTTTCAAACTTTTTAAATCTTTAAGGGCTTATGAATACGATATAATCATTGACATGCAAGGCCTAGTCAAATCCGCTCTCATCACTCAAATGTTAAAAGCCCCTAAAAAAGTCGGCTTTGATTACGCTTCGGCTAGGGAGGGTTTAAGCGCGTTTTTTTACTCGCAAAAAGTTTCCATCGCTTATGATGAGCCTATTTTAAAGCGCAATTTCACGCTCCTATCCCATGCCCTAAACTTGCCCCAAAAAGAAATTTTAAAAGAAATTTCAGAGAGTTTAAGCTCTAGATTTAAAGTGTTTTCTTACCAAGATTCTCCAAAAATCAATGCGTTAAATTGGAATCAAAATAAACCAAAAATCCTTTTTGTTTTAGAAACTTCTAAAATCAATAAAACTTACCCCACAGAGCGTTTTAAAGAGCTGGCGTTAGCGTTAGAAAATTTTCAAATTTGCTTGTTATGGCATGCTGATGAAAAGAAGGCCACTACGCTTTATCATTCTTTAAAAAACCAGTGCGATACATTATTGCTCCCTAAACTCACTTTAAACGAAGTTAAGGCGTTGCTCTTTAAAATGGATGTGATTATTGGGGGCGATACGGGTATCACGCATTTAGCATGGGCGTTGCAAAAACCCAGCATCACCCTTTATGGCAACACGCCTATGGAGCGTTTTAAATTAGAAAGCCCGATCAATGTTTCGCTCACCGGTAATTCAAACGCCAACTACCATAAAAAGGATTTTTCTATCCAAAACATAGATCCTAAAAAAATTAAAGAATGCGTTTTAAACATTTTAAAGGAAAAAGAATGA
- a CDS encoding COG3400 family protein codes for MKKIALILDGIVAKNFLDLVLRHYSNHNFYIVVVKDESLIPKNYPSTFAFHCFDATSSFRLLQVLNDEVSDAFLIIQDFKEQHIIHKIIQTHFKRMRVVLSVKKDGEKTLENNEENKDEKLILIDEFEVLANKFISRLPNIPSTPREFGLGKGEIMEIDVPFGSIFAYRHIGSIRQKEYRIVGLYRNDVLLLSTKSLVIQPRDILLVAGNPEILNAVYHQVKSNVGQFPAPFGKSIYLYIDMRLQSRKAMMRDVYQALFLHKHLKSYKLYIQVLHPTSPKFYHKFLALETESIEVNFDFYGKSFIQKLHEDHQKKMGLIVVGRELFFFKKHRKALYKTATPVYKTNTSGLFKTSQSVVVLNESLDINEDMSSVIFDVSMQMDLGLLLYDFDPNKRYKNEIVNHYENLANTLNRKIEIFQTDIRNPIMYLNSLRNPILHFMPFEECITHTRFWWFLSTKVEKLAFLNDDNPQIFIPVAE; via the coding sequence TTGAAAAAAATCGCCCTTATTTTAGATGGCATTGTAGCAAAAAATTTTTTAGACTTGGTGCTAAGGCATTATTCTAATCATAATTTTTATATAGTGGTTGTCAAAGATGAGAGCCTTATCCCTAAAAACTACCCGAGCACTTTCGCTTTTCATTGTTTTGATGCGACTTCCAGTTTTAGGCTTTTGCAGGTGTTAAACGATGAGGTGAGCGATGCGTTTTTAATCATACAAGATTTTAAAGAACAGCACATCATTCATAAAATCATTCAAACCCATTTCAAACGCATGCGCGTGGTTTTGAGCGTGAAAAAAGATGGTGAAAAAACTTTAGAAAATAATGAAGAAAATAAAGATGAAAAGCTTATTTTGATTGATGAATTTGAAGTTTTAGCCAATAAATTCATTTCTCGTTTGCCTAATATCCCTAGCACCCCTAGAGAATTTGGGTTAGGCAAGGGCGAGATCATGGAGATTGATGTGCCTTTTGGGAGTATTTTTGCTTACAGACATATTGGCTCTATCAGGCAAAAAGAATACAGGATTGTAGGGCTTTATCGCAACGATGTTTTGTTGCTCTCCACTAAATCTTTGGTTATCCAGCCACGAGACATTCTTTTAGTGGCGGGTAATCCGGAAATTTTAAACGCGGTGTATCATCAAGTCAAAAGCAACGTGGGGCAGTTCCCAGCCCCCTTTGGTAAGAGCATTTATTTATACATTGATATGCGCTTACAAAGCCGAAAAGCGATGATGCGCGATGTGTATCAGGCCTTGTTTTTGCACAAACATTTAAAGAGCTACAAGCTCTATATCCAGGTTTTACACCCCACTAGCCCTAAGTTTTACCATAAATTTTTAGCGCTAGAAACCGAAAGCATTGAAGTGAATTTTGATTTTTACGGGAAAAGTTTTATCCAAAAACTCCATGAAGACCACCAGAAAAAAATGGGCCTAATCGTGGTAGGCAGAGAGCTTTTTTTCTTCAAAAAACACCGAAAAGCCTTGTATAAAACAGCCACCCCGGTTTATAAAACCAACACTTCCGGCTTGTTTAAAACCTCTCAAAGCGTGGTGGTATTGAATGAAAGCTTGGATATTAATGAGGACATGTCTTCAGTGATTTTTGATGTGTCTATGCAAATGGATTTGGGCTTGTTGCTCTATGATTTTGACCCTAACAAGCGCTATAAAAACGAGATTGTCAATCATTATGAAAATTTAGCCAACACGCTCAACCGCAAGATTGAGATTTTCCAAACCGATATTAGAAATCCTATCATGTATCTCAATTCTTTAAGAAATCCCATTTTGCATTTCATGCCTTTTGAAGAGTGCATCACGCACACGCGCTTTTGGTGGTTTTTATCCACTAAAGTGGAAAAATTAGCGTTTTTAAACGATGACAACCCTCAAATTTTTATCCCTGTAGCGGAGTGA
- the aroB gene encoding 3-dehydroquinate synthase: MQEIVIPLKEKSYKVFLGELPEIKLKQKALIISDSIVSGLHLSYLLERLKALEVRVCVIESGEKYKNFHSLERILNNAFEMQLNRHSLMIALGGGVISDMVGFASSIYFRGIDFINIPTTLLSQVDASVGGKTGINTPYGKNLIGSFHQPRAVYIDLAFLKTLEKREFQAGVAEIIKMAVCFDKSLVERLETKDLKDCLEEVIFQSVSIKAQVVVQDEKERNIRAGLNYGHTFGHAIENETDYERFLHGEAIAIGMCMANDLALSLGMLTLKEYERIENLLKKFDLIFNYKIIDLQKFYERLFLDKKSENKTIKFILPKGIGAFEIASHIPKGTILKVLEKWH, from the coding sequence ATGCAAGAAATTGTAATCCCTTTAAAAGAAAAAAGCTATAAAGTGTTTTTGGGGGAATTGCCTGAAATAAAATTGAAACAAAAAGCCCTCATCATTAGCGATAGCATCGTATCTGGGTTGCATTTATCGTATTTATTGGAGCGCTTGAAAGCCTTAGAAGTCAGAGTGTGCGTGATAGAGTCCGGAGAAAAATACAAGAATTTTCATTCATTAGAGCGCATTTTAAACAACGCCTTTGAAATGCAATTAAACCGCCATTCTTTAATGATAGCCCTTGGTGGGGGAGTGATAAGCGATATGGTGGGGTTTGCGAGCAGTATTTATTTTAGGGGGATTGATTTTATTAATATCCCTACGACTTTACTTTCTCAAGTGGATGCGAGCGTGGGAGGGAAAACAGGGATTAACACGCCTTATGGCAAGAACTTAATCGGATCGTTCCACCAGCCTAGAGCGGTTTATATTGATTTAGCTTTTTTAAAAACCCTTGAAAAAAGGGAATTTCAAGCAGGGGTGGCTGAAATCATTAAAATGGCGGTGTGTTTTGATAAAAGCTTGGTAGAAAGATTGGAAACAAAGGATTTAAAAGATTGTTTAGAAGAAGTAATCTTTCAAAGCGTCAGTATCAAAGCTCAAGTCGTTGTTCAAGATGAAAAAGAGCGAAATATTAGGGCTGGGTTGAACTATGGGCATACCTTTGGGCATGCGATAGAAAACGAGACTGATTATGAGCGATTTTTGCATGGCGAAGCGATCGCTATTGGCATGTGCATGGCGAATGATTTAGCCCTTTCTTTAGGCATGCTCACTTTAAAAGAATACGAACGCATAGAAAATTTATTGAAAAAATTTGATTTGATATTCAATTACAAAATTATTGATCTTCAAAAATTTTACGAACGCTTGTTTTTAGACAAAAAAAGCGAGAATAAGACAATCAAATTCATTCTGCCCAAAGGCATTGGAGCGTTTGAGATTGCCTCTCATATCCCTAAAGGAACGATTTTAAAGGTGTTAGAAAAATGGCATTAA